From the Hylaeus volcanicus isolate JK05 chromosome 4, UHH_iyHylVolc1.0_haploid, whole genome shotgun sequence genome, one window contains:
- the LOC128875728 gene encoding uncharacterized protein LOC128875728, whose translation MITVSAIITSELNTSLLQNSNDYQHNETEIYVIDPSRTEKYMTRDYSVSIVQTIIFFLFVCGIFFAIVMYCKVCSSICRASELSYNEHSVCQSTRTCANVDYDSMRCFTIVESSELRDTPPSYNEACSVPPLYGLSSNRIVVPEAPPVYSETPKPEDRVCQPTNPGFSVAHHV comes from the exons ATGATCACAGTGAGTGCAATAATTACTTCAG aaCTGAATACTTCATTGCTTCAGAATTCAAACGATTATCAACACAATGAGActgaaatttatgttatagATCCATCTAGAACTGAGAAATATA tGACAAGAGATTACTCGGTGTCGATTGTACAaacgattatatttttcttatttgtgTGCGgtattttttttgcaattgtAATGTACTGCAAAGTATGCAGCAG TATTTGCAGGGCATCTGAGTTAAGTTATAACGAGCATAGCGTATGCCAAAGTACACGCACCTGTGCGAATGTAGACTATGATTCGATGCGATGCTTCACGATTGTAGAATCAAGTGAATTAAGGGATACACCACCATCGTACAACGAAGCTTGCAGTGTTCCTCCTCTTTATGGACTGTCTTCTAACAGA ATAGTTGTCCCTGAAGCTCCACCAGTATATTCAGAAACTCCAAAACCAGAGGACAGAGTATGTCAACCAACTAATCCAGGCTTTTCAGTTGCGCATCATGTTTGA
- the LOC128875729 gene encoding huntingtin-interacting protein K, with amino-acid sequence MADNDVNGDSDEVQQEKSQKKAAKYDSGAADLEKVTDYAEEREISSSDGFSCALSIIGDRRNKEAAEKKAREKELQKVPINKQDVDLIMKEMEISRSVAEQTLREHRGDVVEALITLTN; translated from the exons ATGGCGGATAACGATGTAAATGGTGATTCCGATGAAGTTCAGCAAGAGAAATCACAGAAAAAGGCAGCGAAATATGACAGCGGTGCTGCTGATTTAGAAAAAGTCACAGATTACGCAGAGGAAAGAGAAATATCTTCGTCTGACGGATTCTCATGC gCGTTGAGCATAATTGGCGATCGGAGGAATAAGGAGGCCGCGGAAAAGAAAGCACGAGAAAAGGAATTGCAAAAAGTTCCTATTAATAAACAAGATGTTGATCTCATT atgaaagaaatggaaataagTCGAAGTGTAGCGGAACAAACACTCAGGGAACACAGAGGGGACGTTGTTGAAgcattaattacattaacgAATTAA
- the LOC128875725 gene encoding transcription initiation protein SPT3 homolog has translation MTESSFSKSTNDSQFARSETMNYTTEIRQMMHGFGDSSDPLIESAKIVEEVVLQQMRTIVKKACEVSYRRENSKKGSCINAEDLIFLLRKDKVKLQRVLRYIELKEYKSSLHRAIESDLPEDIMNNEHLEGAKHKGPYHSFLSQIDNTGELLEDASTVDEVKQQRCIRAEIMTRSMDEARYLKFSKARNASFANKNRHKFSDWLLPDSDVTISKQGYTILGYLAYEVVAQIVDLALLVRQDQNKIYGDSIDRLRLSYVNPCTYKPYYHGKVAVTKPITPAEIIEALRRYWSPQLDMTGPFNRWSLRKPHLKLLCC, from the exons ATGACCGAATCATCATTTTCAAAGTCGACGAATGATTCTCAATTTGCTCGAAGCGAAACTATGAATTATACTACAG AAATTCGTCAAATGATGCATGGATTCGGGGATAGTAGCGATCCGTTAATCGAATCTGCAAAAATTGTGGAAGAAGTTGTTTTACAGCAAATGAGAACAATCGTGAAGAAGGCATGCGAAGTTTCCTATAGACGTGAGAATTCAAAGAAGGGCTCCTGTATTAATGCAGAAGACTTAATCTTTTTATTGCGCAAGGATAAAGTAAAGTTACAGCGGGTGCTGAGATATATAG AATTGAAAGAGTATAAGTCCTCCTTGCACAGAGCAATAGAAAGCGATCTACCCGAGGATATTATGAACAATGAACATCTAGAAGGAGCCAAACATAAAGGACCGTATCATTCGTTTCTCAGCCAGATTGACAATACCGGCGAACTTCTCGAAGATGCATCCACTGTGGATGAAGTCAAGCAACAGAGATGCATCCGTGCTGAAATCATGACGCGTTCTATGGACGAAGCCAGATACTTAAAATTTAGTAAAGCACGTAATGCGTCTTTCGCGAACAAAAATCGACACAAATTCAGCGACTGGCTCTTACCAGACA GCGATGTAACAATATCGAAACAAGGGTATACAATTTTAGGATATTTAGCATACGAAGTGGTAGCGCAAATTGTAGATTTAGCGTTGTTAGTCAGACAAGACCAAAATAAGATCTACGGAGATTCTATAGATCGACTCAGACTTAGTTACGTAAATCCGTGTACTTATAAACCATATTATCACGGCAAg GTTGCTGTAACAAAACCGATAACACCTGCAGAAATAATCGAAGCTCTCAGGCGGTACTGGTCTCCGCAATTAGATATGACTGGGCCATTCAATCGTTGGTCGCTGAGAAAACCACATTTAAAGCTCCTTTGCTGTTAA
- the LOC128875717 gene encoding WD repeat-containing protein 91 — protein sequence MSHIQYVDELVKEYLLFRGFSQTLKTFDNDLKAEKEKGFRVDKIVDQLMQYVYSYDLTSLRELWGHLDTRMFSRLESHFAPAVRKLENAVLKMYLVNAALNNKQDRIQEFFTKMTPELQGHSEWKEWFALPFVKNPEDNPAYSVHFSRQWQDTMLLSLHNFLATIFQCMPLPTLLTIDEDTNKLKRLQEENEVLRQRLSDSIKIDNVMDVNPGPAPQHPPIMDDFYIIAQESPLLENPKTLRNLIRNIGGGSSPILNRKSATNVKKIAEPEMASSSKRTNTKGKLSSISKSETVSKRSISCDSRLTSSRKRDSSIDAVAERKAKDKIDSTYILLSQEEYTEHKTSIIQCKSNASGSYVATGDADGIIKVWTPIPSPKTVTTYNSATANSNKAITALDWISKNERYFLHGDNNGLIQLHDTRDCKTLWDIQHENSRIITLLCNPAESTFVCSVSDSNEGRLLLYDIKTRKLERTLPMEQNVTALCSAFNHNGQLLITGLSNGNILIHDLRRNEIIDNISCHSSPVIDIELINDYTNICTQSEDGKLCQRSLNHSGKILWETKIKVEKNTVHGKLFTFDQSGNYMLLCTQTGGNIYKMPPGTQAKVLELGGHKGTLCCDWSTANQSGTCITGGAEGKVRVSTLLSP from the exons ATGTCTCATATCCAGTATGTGGACGAACTGGTCAAAGAATACTTGCTCTTCAGAGGTTTCAGCCAAACCTTGAAAACTTTCGATAACGACTTAAAAGCTGAGAAAGAGAAAGGCTTCAGG GTTGACAAAATTGTTGATCAGCTGATGCAGTATGTGTACAGTTATGACTTGACATCCTTGAGGGAACTATGGGGACATTTAGACACAAGAATGTTTTCTCGATTGGAAAGTCACTTTGCTCCAGCTGTCCGTAAACTAGAGAATGCTGTTTTGAAGATGTATTTGGTAAATGCAGCCTTGAACAACAAGCAGGATCGGATTCAAGagtttttcacaaaaatgaCACCCGAATTGCAAGGGCATTCAGAATGGAAGGAATGGTTTG CATTGCCATTTGTTAAAAATCCTGAAGACAATCCAGCGTACTCTGTACACTTTAGTAGACAGTGGCAGGACACTATGTTACTGTCTCTACACAATTTCCTTGCTACTATTTTTCAA TGCATGCCACTACCAACACTGCTCACGATAGACGAGGATACAAACAAGTTAAAACGATTGCAAGAAGAGAACGAAGTGCTGAGACAGCGTTTAAGCGACTCCATTAAAATAGATAATGTAATGGATGTAAATCCAGGACCAGCTCCTCAACATCCACCGATTATggatgatttttatattatagcaCA AGAATCTCCCTTATTAGAAAACCCCAAAACCCTAAGGAACCTTATAAGAAATATAGGCGGTGGTTCTAGTCcaattttaaacagaaagTCCGCAacaaacgtaaaaaaaatcgCAGAACCTGAAATGGCGTCATCTTCGAAGAGAACGAAcacgaaaggaaaattaagTTCCATCAGTAAGTCCGAAACTGTTAGCAAAAGAAGCATTAGCTGTGATTCAAGATTAACTAGCTCTAGGAAAAGGGATTCGTCTATCGACGCGGTGGCTGAACGCAAAGCCAAAGATAAGATCGATTCCACTTACATTCTCCTCAGCCAg GAAGAGTACACGGAGCATAAAACATCGATAATACAATGTAAAAGTAATGCAAGCGGTTCGTACGTCGCTACAGGCGATGCAGATGGCATCATCAAAGTGTGGACTCCGATACCATCGccaaa GACTGTTACTACATACAACTCTGCCACAGCAAACTCAAACAAAGCCATAACAGCATTAGATTGGATATCGAAAAATGAACGTTATTTTTTGCACGGTGACAACAATGGCTTGATTCAGTTACACGATACCCGCGATTGTAAAACTCTGTGGGATATTCAACACGAAAACTCTCGTATCATTACTTTGCTCTGTAACCCTGCAGAATCCACGTTCGTGTGTTCCGTATCAGACTCGAACGAAGGGAGACTGCTATTGTACGAtataaaaacgagaaaattggAAAGAACATTGCCAATGGAGCAGAACGTAACTGCTCTGTGTTCCGCTTTTAATCACAATGGACAACTGCTTATTACCGGATTAAGTAAtgggaatattttaatacacgaCTTGAGACGGAAcgaaattattgataatatcAGTTGTCACTCGAGTCCAGTGATCGATATAGAACTCATCAATGATTACACGAACATTTGCACGCAAAGCGAAGACGGGAAACTGTGTCAGAGGAGTTTGAATCATTCTGGGAAGATTTTATGGGAAACAAAGATTAAAGTGGAGAAAAATACTGTCCATGGAAAATTGTTCACTTTCGACCAAAGCGGCAATTACATGCTGCTCTGTACACAAACTGGAGGAAACATATACAAA ATGCCACCTGGCACGCAGGCGAAAGTCTTAGAATTAGGGGGACACAAAGGTACGCTGTGTTGCGACTGGTCTACTGCCAATCAATCTGGGACTTGTATAACGGGTGGCGCTGAAGGGAAAGTACGAGTATCCACGTTGCTTTCACCATGA
- the LOC128874930 gene encoding trichohyalin isoform X1, which yields MEDSYTVHRRRKAAARSREKTPDPSSRNQQLVETSDDEEEARRARMEKMADDAERAEQEEKRKKAEEMVRVETKKEESRKREEKRSSSNLDESRRTSYDEKTSHSSSPQTRDTDAREEPATPGRKPPRTVRKEPKAEDSKTGQEQRPASEDAQQIVPSKPREIDATAERTEPRKAERRLKKKSRERAERPSQSTDSSDPDENLERHQRRTKSPEGSKVRTKKPPAKRVDPDAAKKDVERPPREKRPSKQKLEETDQPRPERRRSVRLSQTDDTDDDPKMKKSETFPRQNVEEPVMKRSATEVKKQIIPLSNESLIEDFAKAQREYLKREQSILDPDTPDVYEDAEEEATLRRRKFSVLLTESEQEGIERSIEEAKKVQKRSWFSWMPFSRKEKVEEPRSEPEPPKQTEPEVVEVTESEKVTFVDFLRALKDVVSEFKAFVAQNPRETRIMRSLRNRCLSELMLVIIYCGLGAFVFRFTEGAFETFYKCGVKRVKRDFLDSLWNYSHNLREDDWKSMARKKLMEFEEQLHTAHEAGVQTYSGQRSWTFLNAVVYCLTVITTIGYGHISPSTSTGRAITIVYAIFGIPMFLIILADFGKLFTRGIKFLWAFVRRLYYTGSCRKVRRTVPVQEVMKGVQLVYDLATFKRPSQINPEDIEEMQKQAQSQAVLNLDGNVPDTPVTPAMSTFAIDDEFNLPISLAIFILLSYIFIGATLFCLSEGWGFFESFYFVFISMSTIGFGDYVPKHPIYMMCSIIYLVFGLALTSMCINVVQVMLSDSFRQASQKIGATIGFAIAEEDGTINPAAPPPVELADVHTSIKESESAEKIAPTAKQEDVDL from the exons ATGGAGGACAGCTACACGGTCCACAGACGCCGGAAGGCGGCGGCCAGGAGCCGCGAGAAGACCCCCGACCCTTCCTCGAGGAACCAACAGCTGGTGGAGACCTCggacgacgaggaggaggCCAGACGCGCCAGAATGGAGAAGATGGCGGACGACGCCGAGCGCGCCGAGCAGGAAGAGAAACGGAAGAAGGCGGAGGAGATGGTCCGCGTGGaaacgaagaaggaagagTCCCGCAAGAGGGAGGAGAAGAGGAGCTCGTCGAATTTGGACGAGTCGCGGAGGACGAGCTACGACGAGAAGACCTCGCATTCCAGCAGCCCCCAGACACGTGACACCGACGCTCGCGAAGAGCCAGCGACGCCTGGCAGGAAGCCTCCGCGCACGGTAAGGAAGGAACCGAAAGCAGAGGACTCGAAGACCGGCCAAGAGCAACGACCCGCGAGCGAAGACGCGCAGCAGATCGTTCCGTCCAAGCCCAGAGAGATCGATGCGACCGCGGAGCGAACGGAGCCCAGGAAGGCGGAGAGACGGCTGAAGAAGAAGTCGAGGGAGAGGGCGGAGCGTCCCAGTCAGTCCACCGACTCCAGCGACCCGGACGAGAACCTGGAGAGACACCAGAGGAGGACCAAGTCGCCCGAAGGCAGCAAGGTTCGCACGAAAAAGCCCCCAGCTAAAAGAGTCGACCCTGACGCTGCTAAGAAAGACGTCGAGAGACCGCCGCGGGAAAAGAGGCCGAGTAAACAGAAGCTCGAGGAGACCGACCAGCCAAGGCCGGAGAGGAGACGCTCCGTGAGGCTCAGTCAGACGGACGACACCGACGACGATCCCAAAATGAAGAAAAGCGAGACGTTCCCGCGACAGAACGTCGAGGAACCAGTCATGAAGAGGTCGGCTACCGAGGTAAAGAAACAGATCATTCCTCTTAGCAACGAGTCTCTCATCGAGGACTTCGCCAAGGCTCAGAGGGAGTACCTGAAAAGGGAGCAGAGCATCCTGGATCCAGACACTCCAGACGTCTACGAGGACGCCGAGGAAGAGGCTACGCTGAGGAGGAGGAAGTTCAGCGTGCTTCTCACGGAGAGCGAGCAGGAAGGTATCGAGAGGTCCATCGAGGAGGCGAAGAAGGTTCAGAAGAGATCGTGGTTCTCCTGGATGCCCTTCTCCCGCAAGGAGAAGGTCGAGGAGCCACGTTCGGAACCCGAACCACCTAAACAGACGGAGCCCGAGGTCGTAGAGGTTACAGAGTCGGAGAAGGTCACCTTCGTGGACTTCTTAAGGGCCCTCAAGGACGTGGTCTCGGAGTTCAAGGCCTTCGTGGCCCAGAACCCACGGGAAACGAGGATCATGAGGAGCCTAAGGAATCGCTGCTTGTCGGAGCTGATGCTGGTGATCATCTACTGCGGCCTGGGCGCGTTCGTCTTCAGGTTCACCGAGGGAGCCTTCGAGACTTTTTACAAATGCGGCGTGAAGAGGGTGAAGAGAGACTTTCTGGACAGCCTGTGGAATTACAGCCACAATTTGAGGGAGGACGACTGGAAGAGCATGGCGAGGAAGAAGCTGATGGAGTTCGAGGAACAGCTGCACACTGCTCACGAGGCCGGCGTGCAGACGTACAGCGGACAGAGGAGCTGGACGTTCCTGAACGCTGTCGTCTACTGCTTGACCGTAATCACGACCATCG GATACGGGCACATATCACCTAGCACAAGCACCGGAAGAGCCATCACGATCGTTTACGCCATCTTCGGTATTCCAATGTTTCTGATAATACTGGCTGATTTCGGAAAACTGTTCACGAGGGGTATAAAGTTCCTATGGGCGTTCGTCAGGAGGCTGTACTACACAGGAAGCTGTCGAAAAGTCCGTCGAACTGTACCTGTACAG GAAGTGATGAAGGGCGTTCAACTCGTGTACGACCTAGCAACGTTCAAGAGGCCGTCGCAGATAAATCCGGAGGACATCGAAGAGATGCAAAAGCAAGCGCAATCCCAAGCGGTCCTGAACTTGGACGGAAATGTCCCCGACACGCCAGTAACGCCAGCGATGTCGACCTTCGCCATCGACGACGAGTTCAATCTGCCCATCTCTTTGGCCATCTTCATTCTCCTCAGCTACATTTTCATCGGCGCGACATTGTTCTGCTTGTCGGAGGGTTGGGGCTTCTTCGAGAGCTTCTACTTCGTCTTCATCTCCATGAGCACTATCGGTTTCGGCGATTACGTGCCAAAG CATCCCATATACATGATGTGTTCGATAATATACCTGGTGTTCGGGCTGGCGCTCACGTCCATGTGCATCAACGTCGTGCAG GTGATGCTATCAGACTCGTTCAGACAAGCAAGCCAGAAGATAGGAGCAACGATCGGTTTCGCGATCGCTGAAGAGGATGGAACCATTAACCCAGCAGCCCCACCGCCAGTCGAGTTGGCCGACGTTCACACCAGCATAAAAGAGTCTGAGAGTGCCGAGAAGATCGCGCCCACGGCTAAGCAAGAGGACGTCGATCTATAG
- the LOC128874930 gene encoding trichohyalin isoform X2, giving the protein MEDSYTVHRRRKAAARSREKTPDPSSRNQQLVETSDDEEEARRARMEKMADDAERAEQEEKRKKAEEMVRVETKKEESRKREEKRSSSNLDESRRTSYDEKTSHSSSPQTRDTDAREEPATPGRKPPRTVRKEPKAEDSKTGQEQRPASEDAQQIVPSKPREIDATAERTEPRKAERRLKKKSRERAERPSQSTDSSDPDENLERHQRRTKSPEGSKVRTKKPPAKRVDPDAAKKDVERPPREKRPSKQKLEETDQPRPERRRSVRLSQTDDTDDDPKMKKSETFPRQNVEEPVMKRSATEVKKQIIPLSNESLIEDFAKAQREYLKREQSILDPDTPDVYEDAEEEATLRRRKFSVLLTESEQEGIERSIEEAKKVQKRSWFSWMPFSRKEKVEEPRSEPEPPKQTEPEVVEVTESEKVTFVDFLRALKDVVSEFKAFVAQNPRETRIMRSLRNRCLSELMLVIIYCGLGAFVFRFTEGAFETFYKCGVKRVKRDFLDSLWNYSHNLREDDWKSMARKKLMEFEEQLHTAHEAGVQTYSGQRSWTFLNAVVYCLTVITTIGYGHISPSTSTGRAITIVYAIFGIPMFLIILADFGKLFTRGIKFLWAFVRRLYYTGSCRKVRRTVPVQEVMKGVQLVYDLATFKRPSQINPEDIEEMQKQAQSQAVLNLDGNVPDTPVTPAMSTFAIDDEFNLPISLAIFILLSYIFIGATLFCLSEGWGFFESFYFVFISMSTIGFGDYVPKMVSFEKPNVHHKNVKNKTETNVHHRITLFRTCFSHKSHSAQLHVFS; this is encoded by the exons ATGGAGGACAGCTACACGGTCCACAGACGCCGGAAGGCGGCGGCCAGGAGCCGCGAGAAGACCCCCGACCCTTCCTCGAGGAACCAACAGCTGGTGGAGACCTCggacgacgaggaggaggCCAGACGCGCCAGAATGGAGAAGATGGCGGACGACGCCGAGCGCGCCGAGCAGGAAGAGAAACGGAAGAAGGCGGAGGAGATGGTCCGCGTGGaaacgaagaaggaagagTCCCGCAAGAGGGAGGAGAAGAGGAGCTCGTCGAATTTGGACGAGTCGCGGAGGACGAGCTACGACGAGAAGACCTCGCATTCCAGCAGCCCCCAGACACGTGACACCGACGCTCGCGAAGAGCCAGCGACGCCTGGCAGGAAGCCTCCGCGCACGGTAAGGAAGGAACCGAAAGCAGAGGACTCGAAGACCGGCCAAGAGCAACGACCCGCGAGCGAAGACGCGCAGCAGATCGTTCCGTCCAAGCCCAGAGAGATCGATGCGACCGCGGAGCGAACGGAGCCCAGGAAGGCGGAGAGACGGCTGAAGAAGAAGTCGAGGGAGAGGGCGGAGCGTCCCAGTCAGTCCACCGACTCCAGCGACCCGGACGAGAACCTGGAGAGACACCAGAGGAGGACCAAGTCGCCCGAAGGCAGCAAGGTTCGCACGAAAAAGCCCCCAGCTAAAAGAGTCGACCCTGACGCTGCTAAGAAAGACGTCGAGAGACCGCCGCGGGAAAAGAGGCCGAGTAAACAGAAGCTCGAGGAGACCGACCAGCCAAGGCCGGAGAGGAGACGCTCCGTGAGGCTCAGTCAGACGGACGACACCGACGACGATCCCAAAATGAAGAAAAGCGAGACGTTCCCGCGACAGAACGTCGAGGAACCAGTCATGAAGAGGTCGGCTACCGAGGTAAAGAAACAGATCATTCCTCTTAGCAACGAGTCTCTCATCGAGGACTTCGCCAAGGCTCAGAGGGAGTACCTGAAAAGGGAGCAGAGCATCCTGGATCCAGACACTCCAGACGTCTACGAGGACGCCGAGGAAGAGGCTACGCTGAGGAGGAGGAAGTTCAGCGTGCTTCTCACGGAGAGCGAGCAGGAAGGTATCGAGAGGTCCATCGAGGAGGCGAAGAAGGTTCAGAAGAGATCGTGGTTCTCCTGGATGCCCTTCTCCCGCAAGGAGAAGGTCGAGGAGCCACGTTCGGAACCCGAACCACCTAAACAGACGGAGCCCGAGGTCGTAGAGGTTACAGAGTCGGAGAAGGTCACCTTCGTGGACTTCTTAAGGGCCCTCAAGGACGTGGTCTCGGAGTTCAAGGCCTTCGTGGCCCAGAACCCACGGGAAACGAGGATCATGAGGAGCCTAAGGAATCGCTGCTTGTCGGAGCTGATGCTGGTGATCATCTACTGCGGCCTGGGCGCGTTCGTCTTCAGGTTCACCGAGGGAGCCTTCGAGACTTTTTACAAATGCGGCGTGAAGAGGGTGAAGAGAGACTTTCTGGACAGCCTGTGGAATTACAGCCACAATTTGAGGGAGGACGACTGGAAGAGCATGGCGAGGAAGAAGCTGATGGAGTTCGAGGAACAGCTGCACACTGCTCACGAGGCCGGCGTGCAGACGTACAGCGGACAGAGGAGCTGGACGTTCCTGAACGCTGTCGTCTACTGCTTGACCGTAATCACGACCATCG GATACGGGCACATATCACCTAGCACAAGCACCGGAAGAGCCATCACGATCGTTTACGCCATCTTCGGTATTCCAATGTTTCTGATAATACTGGCTGATTTCGGAAAACTGTTCACGAGGGGTATAAAGTTCCTATGGGCGTTCGTCAGGAGGCTGTACTACACAGGAAGCTGTCGAAAAGTCCGTCGAACTGTACCTGTACAG GAAGTGATGAAGGGCGTTCAACTCGTGTACGACCTAGCAACGTTCAAGAGGCCGTCGCAGATAAATCCGGAGGACATCGAAGAGATGCAAAAGCAAGCGCAATCCCAAGCGGTCCTGAACTTGGACGGAAATGTCCCCGACACGCCAGTAACGCCAGCGATGTCGACCTTCGCCATCGACGACGAGTTCAATCTGCCCATCTCTTTGGCCATCTTCATTCTCCTCAGCTACATTTTCATCGGCGCGACATTGTTCTGCTTGTCGGAGGGTTGGGGCTTCTTCGAGAGCTTCTACTTCGTCTTCATCTCCATGAGCACTATCGGTTTCGGCGATTACGTGCCAAAG ATGGTAAGCTTTGAAAAACCAAACGTTCAtcacaaaaatgtaaaaaataagacagaAACAAATGTACATCACCGTATTACACTATTTCGTACGTGCTTTTCGCATAAGTCTCACTCAGCACAGTTGCACGTGTTTTCTTAG